The following proteins come from a genomic window of Paramicrobacterium humi:
- a CDS encoding phage holin family protein produces the protein MRFILRIIVNAIAIWLTTLIVAGVSVTSFGPEWWQIGLTYLLVAFIFALVNGIVGTAIRIVAFPIYLLTLGLISFIVNGLLLLLTAWVSSWFGFGLNVEGFWWGVLGAIVIAILNWIIGLFVRPKRGR, from the coding sequence ATGCGCTTTATTCTTCGCATCATCGTCAACGCGATAGCGATCTGGCTCACGACGCTCATCGTCGCGGGAGTCTCGGTGACGTCGTTCGGTCCGGAGTGGTGGCAGATCGGCCTCACGTATCTGCTCGTCGCGTTCATCTTCGCGCTTGTGAACGGCATTGTCGGCACGGCGATCCGGATCGTCGCCTTCCCCATCTACCTGCTCACCCTCGGGCTGATCTCCTTCATCGTCAACGGTCTTCTGCTGCTGTTGACCGCGTGGGTGAGCAGCTGGTTCGGCTTCGGCTTGAACGTGGAGGGCTTCTGGTGGGGCGTGCTCGGCGCAATCGTCATCGCGATCCTCAACTGGATCATCGGCCTGTTCGTACGGCCGAAGCGGGGTCGCTGA
- a CDS encoding histidinol-phosphate transaminase — protein MAPDNASRLPEADKVALRPEILATPPYRQGKPAAADAFKLSSNENPFPPLPGVIEAIAAETAINRYPDAAAFALRERLAARHDVDPAEIHVGSGSVALLAQFILAAATLGDEVVYSWRSFEAYPGLVTASGATSVPVPNTAAGGHDLDAIAAAITPRTRVVIVCSPNNPTGTTVTAADFERFMTQVPDSVLVLLDEAYAEFVRDAEAVNGLAIIGRHPNLVILRTFSKAYGLAGVRVGWALGAERLLDAARASAIPLSVTGIAQAAALASLEREAELLQRVDTIVERRSRVLAGLREQGWSVPESQANFVWLATGDETDAAAAVLAENGIIARAFSGSGIRVSVGEEESVEKLLAAAQLIVENLSAGHPDRRLERWCP, from the coding sequence ATTGCCCCCGACAACGCCTCGCGCCTGCCCGAGGCCGACAAGGTCGCACTGCGTCCCGAGATCCTCGCGACTCCGCCCTACCGGCAGGGGAAGCCGGCGGCGGCCGACGCGTTCAAGCTCTCGAGCAACGAGAACCCCTTCCCGCCGCTGCCCGGCGTGATCGAGGCGATCGCCGCCGAGACCGCCATCAACAGATATCCGGATGCCGCCGCGTTCGCGCTTCGCGAGCGCCTCGCCGCACGCCACGACGTCGACCCGGCCGAGATCCACGTCGGGTCCGGCTCGGTCGCCCTGCTCGCCCAGTTCATCCTTGCCGCCGCGACCCTCGGCGACGAGGTCGTCTACTCCTGGCGCAGCTTCGAGGCGTACCCGGGACTCGTCACCGCTTCGGGGGCGACGAGCGTGCCGGTGCCGAACACGGCCGCCGGGGGGCATGACCTCGACGCGATCGCCGCTGCGATCACTCCGCGCACGCGCGTCGTCATCGTCTGCAGCCCGAACAACCCGACGGGGACGACGGTGACGGCGGCTGACTTCGAGCGCTTCATGACTCAGGTTCCCGACAGCGTGCTCGTGCTGCTCGACGAGGCCTATGCCGAGTTCGTCCGCGATGCGGAGGCCGTGAACGGACTCGCGATCATCGGCCGCCACCCCAACCTCGTGATCCTGCGCACCTTCTCGAAGGCGTACGGCCTCGCGGGCGTGCGCGTCGGCTGGGCGCTCGGCGCCGAGCGCCTGCTCGACGCGGCGCGGGCGAGCGCCATTCCGCTCTCCGTCACGGGCATCGCCCAGGCCGCGGCTCTCGCCTCTCTCGAGCGGGAGGCCGAGCTTCTGCAGCGCGTCGACACGATCGTCGAGCGCCGCTCGCGCGTGCTCGCCGGCCTGCGTGAACAGGGCTGGTCGGTCCCCGAGTCGCAGGCGAACTTCGTCTGGCTCGCCACGGGCGACGAGACGGATGCTGCGGCCGCGGTGCTCGCCGAGAACGGCATCATCGCCCGCGCGTTCTCCGGCTCCGGCATCCGTGTCAGCGTCGGCGAAGAGGAGTCTGTCGAAAAGCTCTTAGCAGCTGCACAGTTGATTGTGGAGAACCTCTCGGCCGGCCATCCGGACCGTAGGTTAGAACGGTGGTGCCCGTGA
- a CDS encoding thiamine pyrophosphate-dependent dehydrogenase E1 component subunit alpha, whose amino-acid sequence MVPVKNDKNTPVQILSADGSFAPSPNAEPYLPLLDRLTDDDHKRFYRDMVVTRAFDAESANLQRQGQLALWVPSHGQEAAQVGSAHASRPQDTIFPSYREHAVGMIRGIDLLGILALLRGVTHGGWDPTDPKNGNFRLYTLVLATQTLHATGYAMGIGFKGESGTGDPEKDKAVVVYFGDGSTSEGDANEAMIFAASYQTPEVFFLQNNGWAISVPVERQSRTPLYERAAGFGLEAVRIDGNDVLASYAVSAQHLDNARSGKGPQFIEAMTYRVGAHTTSDDPTKYRTQDELESWIARDPITRFESWLRGQGASQSFFDEIDAEAKDFAADIRRRCLALPNPDPELMFDFVYSEDHPLTDQQAEWFEAYEASLEGGER is encoded by the coding sequence GTGGTGCCCGTGAAAAACGACAAGAACACTCCGGTGCAGATTCTGTCGGCCGACGGCAGCTTCGCGCCGTCGCCGAACGCAGAACCCTACCTCCCCCTCCTCGACCGCCTCACCGACGACGACCACAAGCGGTTCTACCGCGACATGGTCGTCACGCGCGCGTTCGACGCGGAGTCGGCGAACCTGCAGCGCCAGGGCCAGCTCGCGCTGTGGGTGCCGAGCCATGGGCAGGAAGCCGCTCAAGTCGGATCCGCGCACGCCTCGCGTCCGCAGGACACGATCTTCCCCTCCTACCGCGAGCACGCCGTCGGCATGATCCGCGGTATCGACCTGCTCGGCATCCTCGCCCTCTTGCGCGGCGTCACCCACGGCGGCTGGGATCCGACGGACCCCAAGAACGGCAACTTCCGGCTCTACACGCTCGTGCTCGCGACGCAGACGCTGCACGCGACCGGCTATGCCATGGGCATCGGCTTCAAGGGCGAGTCCGGCACGGGGGATCCCGAGAAGGACAAGGCCGTCGTCGTGTACTTCGGCGACGGGTCGACGAGCGAGGGCGACGCCAACGAGGCGATGATCTTTGCCGCGAGCTACCAGACGCCCGAGGTGTTCTTCCTGCAGAACAACGGCTGGGCCATCTCCGTCCCCGTCGAGCGGCAGTCGCGCACGCCCCTGTACGAACGGGCGGCCGGCTTCGGACTCGAGGCCGTGCGCATCGACGGCAACGACGTGCTCGCAAGCTACGCCGTCTCGGCGCAGCACCTCGACAACGCGCGCAGCGGGAAGGGGCCGCAGTTCATCGAGGCCATGACCTACCGCGTCGGCGCGCACACGACAAGCGACGACCCCACGAAGTACCGCACGCAGGACGAGCTCGAGTCGTGGATCGCGCGGGACCCGATCACCCGTTTCGAGTCCTGGCTGCGCGGCCAGGGCGCCTCGCAGAGCTTCTTCGACGAGATCGACGCGGAGGCGAAGGACTTCGCCGCCGACATCCGCAGACGCTGCCTCGCCCTGCCCAACCCCGATCCGGAGCTCATGTTCGACTTCGTCTACAGCGAGGATCACCCGCTCACCGACCAGCAGGCCGAGTGGTTCGAAGCGTACGAGGCGAGCCTCGAGGGAGGCGAACGATGA
- a CDS encoding alpha-ketoacid dehydrogenase subunit beta gives MTNTIETPTAAETRVQTLPMAKALNAGLRKAMADDDRVLLMGEDIGSLGGVFRITEGLISEFGENRVLDTPLAESGIVGTAIGLAMNGFRPVCEIQFDGFVFPAFNQITTQLAKLTNKHQGALSMPVVIRIPYGGHIGAVEHHQESPETYFAHTPGLRVISPSTPNDAYWMIQDAIASDDPVVFLEPKSRYWQKGEVDVSAPAAAVHASRVVRTGSDATILAHGAMLTVALQAAELADAEGISLEVVDLRSLSPVDYAPILDSVRKTGRLIVAQEASGFVSVGSEIAATIAEQAFYSLEAPVLRVSGFDVPFPPARLEKAFLPDADRILEAVDRSLAY, from the coding sequence ATGACGAACACGATCGAGACGCCCACGGCAGCCGAGACGCGCGTGCAGACGCTCCCGATGGCGAAGGCGCTCAACGCCGGCCTGCGCAAGGCGATGGCCGACGACGATCGCGTGCTTCTCATGGGAGAGGACATCGGCTCTCTCGGCGGCGTCTTCCGCATCACCGAGGGACTCATCTCCGAGTTCGGCGAGAACCGCGTGCTCGACACGCCGCTCGCCGAGTCCGGCATCGTCGGCACGGCGATCGGACTGGCCATGAACGGATTCCGCCCCGTCTGCGAGATCCAGTTCGACGGATTCGTCTTCCCGGCCTTCAACCAGATCACGACGCAGCTCGCGAAGCTCACGAACAAGCACCAGGGCGCGCTCTCGATGCCCGTCGTCATCCGCATCCCCTACGGCGGGCACATCGGCGCCGTCGAGCACCACCAGGAGAGCCCGGAGACCTACTTCGCCCACACCCCAGGCCTGCGGGTGATCAGCCCGTCGACGCCGAACGACGCGTACTGGATGATCCAGGACGCCATCGCCAGCGACGACCCCGTGGTGTTCCTCGAGCCGAAGAGCCGCTACTGGCAGAAGGGCGAGGTCGACGTGAGCGCACCCGCCGCGGCCGTGCACGCGAGCCGCGTGGTGCGCACCGGGAGCGACGCGACGATCCTTGCGCACGGCGCGATGCTCACCGTCGCCCTGCAGGCCGCCGAGCTCGCCGACGCCGAGGGCATCAGCCTCGAAGTCGTCGACCTGCGCTCCCTCTCGCCCGTCGACTACGCGCCGATCCTCGACAGCGTCCGCAAGACCGGGCGGCTCATCGTCGCCCAGGAGGCCTCCGGCTTCGTCTCCGTCGGCTCCGAGATCGCCGCGACGATCGCCGAGCAGGCGTTCTACTCGCTCGAGGCGCCCGTCCTGCGCGTGTCCGGCTTCGACGTCCCCTTCCCGCCCGCTCGCCTCGAGAAGGCGTTCCTTCCCGACGCCGACCGCATCCTCGAGGCCGTCGACCGGTCCCTCGCCTACTAG